The genomic stretch TGTCTGGTGACAGGTCTGAAATTGTCGCCGTCCTCCATCACGGTCATCGATCTGAATTTCAGCACGCGAATGGGCTCGTTGTTGAAGCCGTGCCGCGTCTGGCGAAATAGCACCGGCCCACGGGAATCTAGCTTGATTGCGAGCGGAACGATTACGAAGAGGGGGCTAACCACAACAAGTCCGACGATTGCAGCGGCGACGTCGAACGCTCGCTTGATTGCTCGGTTGAAAGGAGTGAGGGGGGACTGGAAAATCCGCATCGTCACCATGTTGCCGAACTGAGTGATCCGCGACACGGCCATGAGATCGATAGCACCAACAGGGACGACGTGAACGTCAACTGGCAGCTCTGATAGGGCGCTGGCAAGCGCGAGGGCAGCCGGAGCATCCGACTCCGAAATCAAAATGACAATGTCATCCGCTCGGAGGGGCCGGCAATCCGCGACCAGTTGGCGGGCATCAGGTAGCACTTGGATGGCGCCGGGGCGCGCGGGTACTGAAGGGTCGGCGCGAAATGTCGGAAAGTCGAACGAGCGGATGGTTCGAATTCCGGTGGCGATTGCACGTGCGGAAAACTGCAAGCAGTGACTCGGGTCTCCTATAAGAATGGCACGCCTGGCGTCTATCAACCCTGATGCGATCGCAGGCTGTAGCAATGAGAACCATATTGCCCGTGTGCAGAGTACCGTAAGGAGGACGCTCACAGCTTGAGCTAAGACAGTCGCGCGCGAGTAGCCTTCTGAGATTTTCAGAAGGAATATCGTCGAGATGAAGAAGGAGAATACGAAGAATACGCCGCTGGCGCCGCTCCATAGGAACACGTGCCGGGGCTGGGTCTGGATCCGGGAATATTGCCGGAGCGCTATGGAAACGAGCAACTGCAATGTGGAAATCAGAAGGGATTCCTGGACATATTTGGCGGCGTCCGGCGAGCCCAGGAAGGTCAGGCGATGATAGAGGACGGCT from Bradyrhizobium sp. Ash2021 encodes the following:
- a CDS encoding undecaprenyl-phosphate glucose phosphotransferase, with protein sequence MSYASFTNSPASTKVPAHSGAGGRAIPGGVGKSRLAALLALAASTEFLLVAVAAYSAAVLYHRLTFLGSPDAAKYVQESLLISTLQLLVSIALRQYSRIQTQPRHVFLWSGASGVFFVFSFFISTIFLLKISEGYSRATVLAQAVSVLLTVLCTRAIWFSLLQPAIASGLIDARRAILIGDPSHCLQFSARAIATGIRTIRSFDFPTFRADPSVPARPGAIQVLPDARQLVADCRPLRADDIVILISESDAPAALALASALSELPVDVHVVPVGAIDLMAVSRITQFGNMVTMRIFQSPLTPFNRAIKRAFDVAAAIVGLVVVSPLFVIVPLAIKLDSRGPVLFRQTRHGFNNEPIRVLKFRSMTVMEDGDNFRPVTRHDPRVTRLGRFMRHTNIDELPQLFNVLVGDMSLVGPRPHATSQNEVFAELISSFSRRHNVKPGITGWAQVNGYRGETDTLEKMQRRVEHDLYYIDNWSLLLDLKIIVMTLFSRKVYWNAH